In Dryobates pubescens isolate bDryPub1 chromosome 15, bDryPub1.pri, whole genome shotgun sequence, the following proteins share a genomic window:
- the UBN2 gene encoding ubinuclein-2, whose product MAEPRRVPFISLSPVRRREGESPALEREPGGQGPEPPPAGREAPLLVPPEPAPHELSRPEPSPPRESAARLEPPRETGRPEQQPQREPPRPEPPPLPPPPQLPPPPRQSSRQEPPPPQEALPLRQTVRLEVVLKDPTEEGCVEFSYPELLLCGDSRKKSVHSEDPFNDEQRERHEVEMLAKKFEAKYGGKPHKHRKDRLQDLIDIGYGYDETDPFIDNSEAYDELVPASLTTKYGGFYINTGTLQFRQASDSEDEDFAEDKKHRPPKIAKLKESEDRGMKKRKRKDEGTEKEKKPRKMKVPKQLGVMALNSHKSEKKKKKLYKDSLSLAAMIRKFQKEKEAMRKKESSPKPPVTVATSTPSKIPSSSLSAGNDISDLNLRSNDPVLSIFGSTNEPELLQETESALEMLGDIDFDKLLDGTSDGSPVSELSGENGNVTQATYTSQVMTPKQVPALPEGLPVLLEKRIGDLRTAAKMFDEEGRKKFFTQDMNNILLDIELQLQEINPALRNGVYSHLEAFVPCNKDTLIKRLKKLHLNVQDDRLREPLQKLKLAVSNVMPEQLCKYQEDCQARSQAKNAKSQVEDEREKNGSEEDDDEKPGKRVVGPRKKFHWDDTVRSLLCNLVKIKLGCYELEPNRSQSAEDYLKTFMETEVKPLWPKGWMQARMLFKESRSVHNHLTSAPAKKKVILAPKPKVKDSSPKKEQKMCLSSVNSSCAAVLSSSTSVCAPASSSCTPAPETICLDDSLDEDLSFHPPSLDSISDALAVINNGAKGSPLGSTVDTPTSRPRPGLREEKLASIMSKLPLATSKKVEPTQTPHSSSLIAGHTGPVPKKPQDLVHTGISSGLIAGSSIQNPKVSLEPLPAKLLQQGLQRSSQIQAASSSSQTHVSSSKTQAAISTSSQRTKDANMLVSSSEAQGSSSSTSQVTKVHQHSAVQQKYVSPLQATISKSQTNPVVKLSSNPKLSCSSPVIKAQDKSVVYRLPLSNPSSGSGSQVSHPLVSRSTSSTSTSSNYLAKAMVSQVSSQGFKPPFSMAASPKPAASPKPTASKPSVTPKPNASPKFSSKSTSSPRPATTPSSSSSSALVSQSSHSSNNPLHKQPSGVNISRQSPTVNLLPSSRTSGLQPAKNPQASKLPNSSPSGTVGKNNLGGVGMNVPASRGSNLNSSGASRTSLSGGAGSGTQGATKQLSTPHRPSSASGSSVVAASVQSTAGASLLANASPLTLMASPLSVTSQNVTSAPLTPFGMLGGLVPVTVPFQFPLELLGFGTDTAGVTTTSGSTSAAFHHSLTQNLLKGLQPGAQHAATLSHSSLPAHLQQAYTDGGQSKGDTKLQRKNQ is encoded by the exons ATGGCGGAGCCGCGCCGGGTGCCGTTCATAAGCCTGTCACCCGTGAGGCGCCGCGAGGGCGAGAGCCCAGCGCTGGAGCGGGAGCCGGGGGGCCAAGGGCCGGAGCCGCCGCCGGCGGGCCGCGAGGCGCCGCTGTTGGTGCCGCCGGAGCCGGCGCCGCACGAGCTCTCCCGGCCAGAGCCGTCGCCGCCCCGCGAGAGCGCCGCCCGCCTGGAGCCGCCCCGCGAGACCGGCCGGCCCGAGCAGCAGCCGCAGCGAGAGCCCCCACGGCccgagccgccgccgctgccgccgccgccgcagctaccgccgccgccgcgccagAGCAGCCGGcaggagccgccgccgccgcaggAGGCGCTCCCGCTCCGCCAGACGGTCCGCCTGgaggtggtgctgaaggacCCCACCGAGGAGGGCTGCGTGGAGTTCAGCTAcccggagctgctgctgtgcggGGACTCGCGG AAGAAATCAGTTCACTCAGAGGATCCATTTAATGATGAGCAGCGTGAGAGGCATGAAGTAGAAATGCTGGCCAAGAAGTTCGAGGCAAAATAT GGTGGAAAGCCCCACAAGCATCGGAAGGATCGCCTGCAGGATCTGATTGATATAGGCTATGGTTATGATGAAACAGACCCTTTCATTGATAATTCTGAAGCG TATGATGAATTGGTTCCTGCATCCCTAACAACCAAATATGGAGGGTTTTATATCAACACTGGCACACTGCAGTTCCGTCAGGCATCTGACTCGGAGGATGAAGACTTTGCAGAAGACAAAAAGCATAGGCCACCTAAA ATAGCAAAGTTGAAAGAGAGTGAAGATCGAGGAATGAAGAAGCGCAAACGGAAAGATGAAgggacagaaaaggagaagaaacctCGGAAAATGAAAGTTCCTAAGCAGTTGGG AGTAATGGCCTTAAATTCTCACAAgtctgaaaagaagaaaaagaaactatATAaagactctctctctctggctgcCATGATCCGTAAATttcaaaaggagaaggaagccATGAGGAAGAAGGAATCGAGTCCAAAACCTCCAGTGACTGTTGCAACCTCTACCCCTAGtaaaattccttcctcctctctcagtGCAGGAAACGATATCTCTGACTTGAATCTTAGGAGCAATGATCCTGTCCTCTCCATTTTTGGTAGCACAAATGAACCTGAGCTCCTACAAGAAACTGAAAGTGCCCTGGAGATGCTGGGAGACATTGACTTTGACAAGTTGCTTGATGGCACTTCTGATGGCAGCCCGGTATCTGAGCTGtcaggagaaaatggaaatgtcACTCAGGCAACCTACACCTCTCAGGTCATGACACCCAAGCAGGTGCCTGCCCTCCCAGAAGGTCTACCTGTGCTACTTGAAAAGCGCATTGGGGACCTTCGAACA GCCGCCAAGATGTTTGATGAAGAAggcaggaagaagtttttcacgcAAGACATGAATAATATTCTGCTGGA CATTGAGCTGCAGTTACAGGAGATAAATCCTGCCCTCCGCAATGGAGTGTACTCTCACCTTGAGGCTTTTGTGCCATGCAATAAGGACACACTGATAAAACGTCTGAAGAAGTTACACCTCAATGTGCAG gatgACCGCTTGAGAGAGCCACTGCAGAAGCTGAAACTGGCTGTCAGTAACGTCATGCCTGAACAGTTATGCAAGTATCAAGAGGACTGTCAGGCCCGCAGTCAAGCCAAGAATGCCAA GTCACAAGTGGAAGATGAACGAGAGAAAAATGGATCAGAGGAAGATGATGACGAGAAACCTGGAAAAAGGGTTGTGGGACCCAGAAAGAAGTTTCATTGGGATGACACAGTGAG GTCTCTGTTGTGTAATCTTGTCAAGATCAAGCTGGGATGCTATGAGCTAGAGCCAAATAGAAGTCAGTCTGCTGAAGATTACCTCAAAACTTTTATGGAAACAGAAGTGAAACCACTTTGGCCTAAAGGCTGGATGCAGGCAAG GATGCTGTTTAAAGAAAGCCGAAGCGTTCACAATCACCTCACTTCTGCTCC GGCGAAGAAGAAGGTGATTTTGGCCCCTAAACCCAAAGTGAAG GACTCCAGTccaaagaaagaacagaaaatgtgTTTGTCTTCAGTCAATTCAAGTTGTGCTGCTGTCCTGAGTTCCAGCACATCTGTCTGcgccccagccagctccagctgcacgCCGGCTCCAGAGACGATCTGCTTGGACGACTCATTGGATGAAGACCTCTCTTTCCACCCACCATCACTAGACTCTATTTCTGATGCTCTGGCAGTTATCAATAATGGTGCCAAGGGATCACCTCTTGGATCCACCGTAGACACACCAACATCCAGACCTCGCCCTGGGCTGAGGGAGGAAAAGCTCGCAAGCATTATGAGCAAGCTGCCCCTGGCAACGTCAAAGAAAGTAGAGCCCACTCAAACACCCCATTCATCAAGTCTTATTGCTGGTCACACAGGACCAGTACCAAAGAAACCCCAGGACCTAGTTCACACTGGTATCTCTTCAGGCCTTATTGCTGGATCTTCAATTCAAAATCCTAAGGTTTCCTTAGAGCCTTTGCCAGCCAAACTACTTCAACAAGGACTACAGAGGTCAAGCCAGATCcaggctgcttcctcctcttcacagaCTCATGTTTCTTCCTCTAAGACCCAAGCAGCTATTTCCACCTCCTCTCAAAGAACCAAGGATGCTAATATGTTAGTATCATCATCTGAGGCTCAAGGTAGTTCTTCCTCAACATCACAAGTGACAAAGGTGCACCAGCATTCAGCTGTACAGCAGAAATATGTGTCTCCTTTACAAGCAACTATTAGTAAATCACAGACCAATCCAGTGGTGAAATTGAGTAGTAACCCCAAACTGTCTTGCTCATCACCAGTCATCAAGGCTCAAGATAAGTCTGTAGTATATCGCCTGCCTTTGTCAAATCCTTCATCTGGAAGTGGCTCTCAAGTGTCTCACCCACTGGTTTCTCGGTCAACATCCAGCACCTCTACCTCTAGTAACTATTTAGCCAAGGCTATGGTGTCACAAGTTTCTTCCCAGGGTTTCAAGCCTCCCTTCTCGATGGCTGCCTCTCCCAaacctgctgcctctcccaAGCCCACTGCATCTAAACCCTCTGTGACACCCAAGCCCAATGCATCACCTAAATTTTCATCCAAGTCCACCTCATCCCCCAGGCCTGCAACAACACCCAGTTCTTCCAGTTCAAGTGCACTAGTTTCCCAGAGTAGTCACTCCAGCAACAACCCCCTTCATAAACAGCCCAGTGGTGTAAATATCAGCAGGCAGTCTCCCACGGTGAATTTGCTGCCCTCTAGTCGCACCTCAGGCCTTCAGCCTGCAAAGAACCCTCAGGCTTCAAAATTACCCAACTCTTCTCCTTCTGGAACTGTTGGTAAAAATAATTTGGGTGGAGTTGGAATGAATGTACCTGCCAGCAGAGGCAGTAACCTTAACTCAAGTGGAGCTAGTAGGACTAGTCTGTCTGGGGGAGCAGGAAGTGGAACACAGGGTGCTACTAAACAATTGTCAACTCCACACAGACCATCTTCTGCCTCAGGGTCATCAGTTGTAGCAGCCAGTGTACAG